In Mycolicibacterium lutetiense, the sequence GTGTTCGGCTCGTTGTAGGTGCCGCCCATGATCTCGACGCGCCCGTCGGCGATGAACCGGCGTAGATCGGCCCGGTCTTCCGGGCGGGCATCCCAGTAGGGCTTGAGATAGTCGACCTCGGCCAGGACGAACTTGTACTCCGGTTCACGCCGCGCCATTTCCAGGTGTGCGTGCACCAGGTCGAATCCGTTGGTCTGCCTGCACTGGCCGGGTGGATCTTCCGTCCACAGGCTGGTGTAGGCGGCCTGGGTGTTCCACCAGACAGGGTCGTAGTGGAAGTGGCTGATCATGTACATGGTCCAGCCGGGTTCGGCGACGGTGAAGTCGAAGGTCGTCTCCCCCGCCCGCGCGCGCCGGATCTCGCCGGGGACGCCCCGCTCGACGTCGATCGGAACCTCGACGATGCTGTCTCCGGGCGTGGCGATCGCCTCACCGGAGAGCCCGTCCCCGTCCACCCGCACCGGTGTCGGCGAGGTGCAACCCTCGTATCGCACCCGAACCAACTGCCGAGGGGCATCCTCCGGCCCGGCAAACAGCTCCGTCGTCTCCGCTGACAGGACGCGCATGCCGAAACCCTACGACTTCAGTGCGCCGAAATGTCGACGACCAACGCTCGATGATCCGAAATCGGTAGGTGCGGCGCCACGCATTCAGTGGCGCACAGTGCCGGGTCGTCGGTAAGGATGTGGTCGAGTTGCGTCGTCGGCGAGTCGGCGGGAAAGGTCGGGGCGGCCCCGAGTTGACGCCAGTGCGCCGGCGCGCCCGAGTTCAGATCTCCCATGAGGAGCCTCGGCCCCGGGAAGCCGCTCAGATCCCGCACCAGATGCCGCAATTGCACCCGGTTCCACCCCGGTACGAACGACAGGTGGGTGTTGGCCACGGTGAGTGCACCGAACGGGGTGTCGATGCGGGCGACCATCGCGGCCCGGGGTTCTTCGTGGATGATCCGGAACCGACGGATCCCCGAGACGTACATCGGAAACGGGACCGGTATCCGAGGGAGGCTCAACACCTGCCAGTTCTCGACCGGGTACCGGGTGAGAAGGGCGATGCCGTAGGCGGCGGTTCCGGGTTGTTCGCGGCCGGTCGCAGCCATCCAGGTGGCGCCGGGGGTTCCGGAGATCGCGGCGACGAACCGGTGGTGCACGGCGTTCATCGCCCGGGCGGCCACGGCAGTCAGATCTGCCCTGCCCGAGCGCGGTTGATCGAGGTCGACCTCTTGCAGCGCGAGGATGTCGGCGTCGAGTTCGGCCACCGCGGCGGCCAACCGGTCCAGGTCGACGTCGCCATCGTGAACACTGCGTCCGTGCAGGATGTTGAAAGTGGCCATCCGCATGGGTACTCAGTACCCACTCTGCATCGCCTTCACCGCGGCGATGCCCGACGAACCGGGATGGCCACATGCTCGACCGCAACGACGACCTGCGTGACGCGCTGAAGCGGGCCGCGGCAGCGTTCAAGGCGCATGGGCCACGCTTCGCGTTGGGCGGCAGCTATGCACTGTGGGTCTACGGTGCGCCCGAACCGGTGCACGACGTCGATTTCGTGGTGGCCGAGGCCGACGCCGACGCGGCCGAGGTGGCGTTGCGTAAGGCCGGATTTCAGATCGTGCATGTTCCCGAGGACTGGTTGTTCAAGGCCTATCCGGACGACGACGTGCTGGTCGATGTGCTCTATCGACTCAACGGGGCATCGGTGGATGCGGCCATATTGGGTTCGGCCGAGGTGCTCGATGTGCTGGCGATCCGGATGCCGGTGCTGCCGCCGACGGTGGTGGTGTCGGAAAAGTTGCGGTCGCTCAACGAACACCATTGCGACTTCGCGGCGTTGCTTCCGGCCAGCCGTGCGGTGCGCGAGCAGGTCGACTGGGATGTGGTGCGTGCTGCCACCGCCGACAACGACTTCGCTGCCGCATTTCTGATGCTCCTCGACCGGCTCGGGATCACCTGACGTTCCTGCGCGCAGCCAGGCGCAGGCGATCGGCCACTGTGCGCACGGCAGCGGCCACCTCGGGCGGCTCGAGTACCTCGAAGTCATGGCCCACGGTGGCGAAATAGAGGACCATACGCTCGGGGTCGTCGGCGCCGGTGGTGACGATGCAGGCGTCGGGTCCGTCTGCCTCGACCGTGGCCGATGCCGGTGGAAACTTCTGCGCCACAACCTCTTGCGGCGCGTGATAGCGCACCCGGGCGACGTAGCGGTAGGGCGAGGAGCTGATCGAGCGACGCACATAGTCGGCCGCATCCGGAGCCTCGCGCGGCGCGAAGGTGGTGCCGCGGGCCACCACCGCGGTCATCCGGTCCAAGCGCAGACTGCGCCAGTCCTCGCGGTCGCGGTCGTAGGCCATCAGGTACCAGCGCCGGCCGGTGGTCACCAGTTGATAGGGCTCCAGCCGCCGCTGGGTGTGGTTGCCCCGGATGTCGGTGTAGTCGGTGCTGACGTGCTCGCGGTCGCGGCAGGCGCGGGCCAGGGTCATCAGTACCTCGGGTTCCACCGGGGAGTCCGAGGAGTTCGGGGCCAGGGTGACGGTGGAGTCGTGCACCGCCGCGACCTGTGACCGCAGGCGTGCGGGCATGACCTGGTCGAGTTTGGACAGCGCCCGCAGGGCGGATTCGCCGACGCCGGCGACGCTTCCGCCGGCGGCCAGCCGCAGGCAGACGGCCATCGCGACGGCTTCGTCGGGGTCGAGCAGCAGCGGGGGCAGCGCCGCGCCCGCGCCGAGTTGGTAGCCCCCGCCCTGTCCCTTGCTGGCGTGGACGGGGTACCCGAGTTCGCGCAGCCGCTCGATGTCACGGCGAACGCTGCGGGTGGTGACACCGAGTCGTTCGGCCAGTTCTTGGCCCGTCCAGGCCCGACGCGACTGCAACAGTCCGAGGAGTTGCAACACCCGGCCGGTGGTTTCGCTGCTTACGGCCATGCAAGAAGTCTGCCGCATTTTTAGGACCGAAACTGTCCTATATGCGTGAGACGGTAGTCCAATGTGGATAAATCTTCTGGCCGACCAACTGGACTTCCACTGGACCAATCAATTGAGGCCGCGATTGGACGGCCTGACCGACGACGAATACTTCTGGGCACCCGTCCCCGACTGCTGGACCGTTCACCCCGACGGCGCCATCGACTTCAGTTATCCGCCGCCGCAACCGGAACCGTTCACCACCATCGCGTGGCGGCTGGCGCACGTGATCGTCGGCGTGTTCGCGATGCGCAACCATTCGCACTTCGGCGGGCCGCCGGCGGACTACGAGTCGTGGCCGTACGCCACCGATGC encodes:
- a CDS encoding DinB family protein, yielding MWINLLADQLDFHWTNQLRPRLDGLTDDEYFWAPVPDCWTVHPDGAIDFSYPPPQPEPFTTIAWRLAHVIVGVFAMRNHSHFGGPPADYESWPYATDAATALSQLDDAYRNWIDGVRSLSEDDLKRPCGPAEGPYGNEPMAVLVLHINREVIHHGAEIACIRDLYAHSSHNKEN
- a CDS encoding endonuclease/exonuclease/phosphatase family protein, giving the protein MRMATFNILHGRSVHDGDVDLDRLAAAVAELDADILALQEVDLDQPRSGRADLTAVAARAMNAVHHRFVAAISGTPGATWMAATGREQPGTAAYGIALLTRYPVENWQVLSLPRIPVPFPMYVSGIRRFRIIHEEPRAAMVARIDTPFGALTVANTHLSFVPGWNRVQLRHLVRDLSGFPGPRLLMGDLNSGAPAHWRQLGAAPTFPADSPTTQLDHILTDDPALCATECVAPHLPISDHRALVVDISAH
- a CDS encoding helix-turn-helix transcriptional regulator, with protein sequence MAVSSETTGRVLQLLGLLQSRRAWTGQELAERLGVTTRSVRRDIERLRELGYPVHASKGQGGGYQLGAGAALPPLLLDPDEAVAMAVCLRLAAGGSVAGVGESALRALSKLDQVMPARLRSQVAAVHDSTVTLAPNSSDSPVEPEVLMTLARACRDREHVSTDYTDIRGNHTQRRLEPYQLVTTGRRWYLMAYDRDREDWRSLRLDRMTAVVARGTTFAPREAPDAADYVRRSISSSPYRYVARVRYHAPQEVVAQKFPPASATVEADGPDACIVTTGADDPERMVLYFATVGHDFEVLEPPEVAAAVRTVADRLRLAARRNVR